The following are from one region of the Moritella sp. 24 genome:
- a CDS encoding undecaprenyl-diphosphatase produces the protein MEQFNVSAFLFVNQYAGKSKMLDSILITAVDMMPYLFVMVLLYLWFSSNIEKKQASLNAVMSVALGMLTSNVISMFYYNPRPFVENLGVQLIEHAPDSSFPSDHATFTFSVAITLLLNKETRVLGIVLFVLSLISSMSRVYGGIHYPLDILGAVFVALFASKFASTFVLKTSKKRLLAMLSKKSA, from the coding sequence ATGGAACAATTCAACGTATCAGCTTTTCTATTTGTGAACCAATATGCAGGTAAGAGTAAAATGCTGGATAGTATTTTAATTACTGCAGTTGACATGATGCCTTACCTTTTCGTCATGGTATTACTGTATTTATGGTTTAGTTCGAACATAGAAAAGAAACAAGCCAGTTTGAACGCAGTTATGTCAGTTGCTTTGGGGATGTTAACGAGTAACGTCATTTCTATGTTCTATTATAATCCGCGTCCCTTTGTAGAGAACTTAGGTGTTCAACTAATAGAACATGCGCCAGATTCTTCATTCCCATCTGATCATGCCACGTTTACTTTCTCTGTCGCGATCACCTTATTACTTAACAAAGAAACTCGCGTGCTGGGTATTGTCCTGTTTGTGCTGAGCCTTATTAGTAGCATGTCTCGAGTGTATGGTGGTATCCATTATCCGCTTGATATATTAGGTGCTGTTTTTGTTGCACTGTTTGCATCGAAATTTGCATCAACATTTGTATTGAAGACCAGCAAGAAACGTCTTTTAGCTATGTTATCGAAGAAGTCCGCCTAA
- a CDS encoding glyoxalase/bleomycin resistance/dioxygenase family protein, whose translation MEIQRHGIILNVEHFDECVAFYKDLFALPILFSKIEGDFKLTCLALGETYLMIETEGVANTSGKSITENATKLRFNVADIDLALKTVCDYGIAAHIVKNAWGSVINIVDPDGNRVGIRDEIGFK comes from the coding sequence ATGGAAATTCAACGGCACGGAATTATATTGAATGTTGAACATTTTGACGAATGTGTTGCGTTCTACAAAGATTTATTTGCTTTACCTATCTTGTTTTCGAAAATTGAAGGCGACTTTAAGCTTACTTGTTTGGCATTGGGTGAAACGTATTTAATGATTGAAACTGAGGGCGTTGCGAATACGTCGGGAAAATCAATTACTGAAAATGCCACAAAGTTGAGATTTAATGTTGCAGACATCGATCTGGCGTTAAAGACGGTCTGTGATTATGGCATTGCTGCGCACATTGTGAAAAATGCTTGGGGGTCGGTGATTAATATCGTTGATCCAGACGGTAACCGAGTTGGTATCAGAGATGAAATCGGCTTTAAATAG
- a CDS encoding bifunctional 2-polyprenyl-6-hydroxyphenol methylase/3-demethylubiquinol 3-O-methyltransferase UbiG, with amino-acid sequence MVSVKEHYDSLLSDVYTWLMGGFDEAKKSNVAFFNSRNIKPLSSGVAVDLGAGSGFQSIPLAELGFAVTAIDLSQKLLNELKSNTDAHSVTVIKDDILNFSDHIATHCELIVCMTDTITHLKSKDDALKIFQESFNSLEDGGKLILTFRDLSEELTDTDRFIPVRSDENIIFTCFLEYEPETVKIHDIVYIKDHETWKLNKSCYRKIRLSAGWVEKHLLNIGFTLQESTNSNGFQTIVVMK; translated from the coding sequence ATGGTCAGTGTTAAAGAACATTATGACAGCCTATTATCTGATGTGTATACATGGTTAATGGGTGGGTTTGATGAAGCTAAAAAGAGTAATGTCGCATTCTTTAATAGCAGGAACATCAAGCCTTTATCTTCTGGTGTTGCTGTTGATTTAGGTGCCGGTTCTGGCTTTCAGTCGATACCTTTGGCTGAACTTGGTTTTGCTGTTACTGCGATAGACTTGAGCCAAAAGTTATTGAATGAGTTGAAGTCAAATACTGATGCGCACTCAGTAACAGTCATTAAAGATGACATTTTAAATTTTAGCGATCATATTGCGACTCACTGTGAATTGATTGTTTGCATGACAGATACGATCACACATTTAAAATCGAAAGATGATGCTTTAAAAATATTTCAGGAGTCATTCAATTCACTTGAAGATGGTGGGAAACTGATTTTAACTTTTCGTGATCTATCTGAAGAACTGACAGATACGGATAGGTTTATTCCGGTGAGAAGCGATGAGAATATTATCTTCACCTGTTTTTTAGAATATGAGCCTGAGACGGTTAAGATACATGACATTGTGTACATAAAAGACCATGAAACCTGGAAACTTAATAAGAGTTGTTACCGTAAAATTAGGCTGTCTGCGGGGTGGGTTGAAAAGCACTTATTAAATATTGGTTTTACATTACAAGAATCAACTAATAGCAACGGGTTTCAAACCATCGTAGTGATGAAATAA
- a CDS encoding N-acetyltransferase: MNIINKSLNLRRLTKDSFYEVCLLSVKSTQEHHVDSNAISIAEASFSKHAWFKGIYLGDVAVGFVMVDVNPQDNKYYLWRFMIDAKYQGKGLGKRSIQLLLSELKTQFNATEITTSVITDEIGPLTFYQDLGFKLTGNYIEGREPELSLYF; encoded by the coding sequence ATGAATATTATCAATAAAAGTTTAAATTTAAGAAGATTAACCAAAGATAGTTTTTATGAAGTTTGTTTGCTCTCTGTTAAGTCAACACAGGAACATCATGTCGATTCAAATGCGATATCTATAGCTGAGGCTTCATTTAGCAAACATGCCTGGTTTAAAGGGATTTATCTTGGTGACGTAGCCGTTGGCTTTGTTATGGTTGATGTAAACCCGCAAGATAATAAATACTACCTGTGGCGCTTTATGATTGATGCTAAGTATCAAGGAAAGGGATTAGGTAAGCGGTCCATTCAATTATTACTTAGCGAGCTGAAAACTCAATTTAATGCGACGGAAATAACAACAAGTGTCATTACAGACGAGATTGGCCCTTTAACATTTTATCAAGATTTAGGTTTTAAGTTGACGGGGAATTATATTGAAGGACGTGAGCCTGAATTGAGCTTATATTTTTAA
- a CDS encoding glutathione S-transferase family protein, with protein sequence MNVYGDLQSGNCLKVKLLLSILNIEHEWIHVNILDGETQTDEFLSKNPNGKIPAVELDDRRCLCESNAILGYFAENTSLLPTDKYEKAKVYEWLFFEQYSHEPFIAVARFIQKYLGMPKERVDEYHSLQSGGNKALQLMETQLQLSDYLVGNRMTIADISLYAYTHVADEGGFDLNHYPAIQSWCERIKSTPGYVGMM encoded by the coding sequence ATGAACGTATACGGTGATCTACAGTCAGGAAACTGCTTAAAAGTGAAGTTGTTGCTGTCTATTTTAAATATTGAGCATGAATGGATCCATGTGAATATTTTGGATGGTGAAACGCAAACTGATGAATTCCTATCTAAAAATCCAAATGGCAAGATTCCAGCAGTAGAGTTAGACGATAGAAGGTGCCTTTGTGAGTCTAATGCTATTTTGGGTTACTTTGCCGAGAATACGAGCCTCCTGCCGACAGATAAATACGAAAAAGCTAAAGTGTATGAATGGCTTTTCTTTGAGCAATACAGTCATGAACCCTTTATTGCTGTCGCTCGCTTTATCCAAAAGTACTTAGGGATGCCGAAAGAAAGAGTGGACGAATATCATTCGTTACAATCTGGCGGTAATAAAGCGCTTCAATTAATGGAAACCCAATTACAGCTGTCAGACTATTTAGTGGGTAATAGGATGACCATTGCCGATATTTCACTTTATGCGTATACACATGTTGCAGACGAAGGTGGTTTTGACTTAAATCATTACCCTGCTATTCAAAGCTGGTGTGAACGAATTAAATCAACACCGGGTTATGTGGGAATGATGTAA
- a CDS encoding GNAT family N-acetyltransferase: MIQLRLMTASEYPAYCDYFIDDYSQEIAKNYGHSIDKSIGLAKQDLLRCFPNGLETDEHELLCIDFGSKPNTSLVGYLWHSVKESEKSTFIYDFFIFANSRNHGYGTLAINALESQLKSIGITQIKLRVAYHNQRALKLYQEVGFAITGYNMSKVI, translated from the coding sequence ATGATCCAACTTCGCTTAATGACTGCAAGTGAATACCCTGCGTATTGTGATTATTTTATTGACGATTATAGTCAGGAAATTGCGAAAAATTATGGTCACTCAATAGATAAATCAATCGGATTAGCTAAGCAAGATCTGTTGCGTTGTTTTCCGAATGGACTTGAAACGGATGAACATGAGTTATTGTGCATTGATTTTGGTTCTAAACCGAATACTAGCCTTGTAGGTTATTTATGGCATTCCGTGAAGGAGAGTGAGAAATCGACATTCATTTATGATTTTTTCATTTTCGCTAATAGTCGTAATCACGGTTATGGCACATTAGCAATTAACGCCCTTGAATCTCAATTGAAATCGATTGGTATTACACAAATAAAATTAAGAGTGGCTTACCATAATCAAAGAGCATTAAAGTTATATCAAGAAGTTGGCTTTGCGATCACCGGTTATAATATGTCAAAGGTAATATGA
- a CDS encoding nuclear transport factor 2 family protein — protein sequence MVTNESIMDMFLHLENGNPQGFFVHVSDDVVWEVTGSHPLAGTYTSKQNFIAGTISKLNEVLESPLSLKLLSCITDGHSASVELVANSTTKKGTDFNNRYCWVCEFEDQVIVRVRAYLDSALVVNTLS from the coding sequence ATGGTAACGAATGAATCGATAATGGATATGTTTTTACATTTGGAAAATGGTAACCCCCAAGGTTTCTTTGTGCATGTTAGCGATGATGTTGTTTGGGAAGTCACAGGAAGTCATCCTTTAGCGGGTACCTATACCTCTAAGCAAAACTTTATTGCTGGCACTATCTCAAAATTAAATGAAGTTCTAGAGTCGCCATTGTCATTGAAATTACTTTCTTGTATCACTGATGGACATTCCGCATCGGTCGAATTAGTCGCTAACTCAACCACAAAAAAAGGGACTGATTTTAATAATCGTTATTGCTGGGTTTGTGAGTTTGAGGATCAGGTAATCGTACGTGTTCGTGCATATTTAGATTCAGCATTAGTCGTAAACACACTTTCGTAA
- a CDS encoding aspartate/glutamate racemase family protein yields MKKIGLVGGLGWVSTLEYYRLINSYAVEKVGGHWSAHILIESLNEGEFLYHQQNDPTEKACEKMIIDAVGVLVAGGAEIIALCANGVHRFMDIIKKTYDIEIVDIRDATAKSIQKSGLDYVGLIGVQRTMESDFYKSKLQSHGIDVVVPEKASREYIHDKIISELVLNQFTSKTKQGFLTVIEEMASMNVKGVILGCTEITLLLNTVEVQGITLFSTTDIHCKAIVDSAFATNT; encoded by the coding sequence TTGAAAAAAATAGGGTTAGTAGGTGGTTTAGGCTGGGTATCTACACTTGAGTATTATCGTTTAATCAATAGTTATGCGGTAGAAAAAGTAGGTGGGCACTGGAGTGCTCATATCCTGATTGAAAGTCTTAACGAAGGTGAATTTCTGTATCATCAACAAAATGACCCAACCGAAAAAGCATGTGAGAAAATGATTATTGATGCTGTTGGTGTTTTAGTTGCTGGTGGCGCTGAAATAATTGCGTTATGTGCGAATGGCGTTCACCGTTTCATGGATATCATTAAGAAAACCTATGATATTGAGATTGTTGATATACGTGACGCAACAGCAAAATCGATTCAAAAATCAGGCTTGGATTATGTGGGGCTCATTGGCGTTCAGCGAACAATGGAAAGCGACTTCTACAAAAGCAAATTGCAGTCTCATGGTATCGACGTTGTCGTTCCAGAGAAAGCATCGAGGGAATACATTCATGACAAAATCATTTCTGAATTAGTGTTGAACCAGTTTACCTCGAAAACAAAGCAGGGCTTTTTAACCGTAATAGAAGAAATGGCGTCGATGAATGTTAAAGGCGTAATATTGGGCTGCACAGAAATCACGTTACTTTTGAATACGGTTGAAGTTCAAGGTATCACCTTATTTTCCACCACCGATATTCACTGTAAAGCCATTGTTGATAGCGCATTCGCGACTAATACGTAG
- a CDS encoding PhzF family phenazine biosynthesis protein — MKTDVILVNSFTSNGAGGNPAGVVLNADMLSDAQKLSIAQAVGYSETAFVCRDDEADFEVSFFTTTGEVDFCGHATLAVFSTLFQEGIVAAGGYIQKTKAGLLAVVVEPTGHVIMDLQLPQKLGKFSYEAISDVIGIDSAILASTRLPIEIISTGLTDLIIPVPMGYLDSIIPNDIAISDFCRTHDVVGFHVFELCDAESPLTASCRNFAPLVGISEESATGSATGALACYFAEHLPLDCHYVVEQGRAMGCTSMLTASVELNGSKISSVKVGGSASRIGTSIYSNVE, encoded by the coding sequence ATGAAAACAGACGTTATACTGGTTAATTCATTTACGTCAAATGGCGCTGGTGGCAATCCTGCAGGTGTTGTTTTAAATGCTGATATGTTATCTGATGCACAAAAACTAAGTATTGCTCAGGCTGTTGGTTATTCTGAAACAGCTTTTGTTTGTCGTGATGATGAGGCTGATTTTGAGGTTTCATTTTTTACCACTACCGGTGAAGTTGATTTTTGTGGTCATGCCACCTTGGCTGTATTTTCCACGCTGTTTCAAGAGGGAATTGTGGCAGCGGGGGGTTATATCCAAAAAACCAAAGCCGGATTACTCGCGGTTGTTGTTGAGCCGACTGGTCATGTGATCATGGATCTACAATTGCCTCAGAAGCTGGGTAAGTTTAGCTATGAAGCAATTTCAGATGTCATTGGTATTGATAGCGCTATTTTAGCAAGTACTCGATTACCTATTGAGATTATATCGACAGGACTCACTGACCTTATTATTCCAGTACCTATGGGCTACTTGGATTCAATTATACCGAACGATATTGCTATTTCTGATTTTTGTCGTACACATGATGTTGTTGGTTTTCATGTATTTGAACTTTGTGATGCAGAGAGTCCATTAACAGCCAGCTGTCGTAACTTTGCACCCTTGGTCGGTATATCGGAAGAGTCAGCAACAGGTAGTGCTACAGGTGCGCTTGCTTGCTATTTCGCTGAACACCTTCCTTTAGATTGCCACTATGTTGTCGAACAGGGGCGGGCAATGGGATGCACATCAATGTTAACTGCATCTGTTGAGCTAAACGGGTCAAAAATCAGCAGTGTAAAAGTAGGCGGTTCAGCCAGTAGAATCGGCACCTCTATTTATTCTAACGTGGAATAA
- a CDS encoding GNAT family N-acetyltransferase, with amino-acid sequence MQIVKVDSSNKHVYMNLAQAFEAEFSKIMQKKPDENGLLPLDTLIEGNVSGYLLYVDGVPAGHTAIANEAPDCYEVCDFYILPYFRKNKVGKRFISELFTRLGGSWEIKQVANTDHAVKFWRDVLTDYTAANNITAGFVEDDYQDAKFGPVTRQCFTHTNIK; translated from the coding sequence ATGCAAATTGTAAAAGTTGATAGTAGTAATAAGCATGTATATATGAACTTGGCGCAAGCTTTTGAGGCTGAGTTTTCAAAAATAATGCAGAAGAAACCGGATGAAAATGGCTTATTACCTTTAGATACGCTTATCGAAGGTAACGTATCAGGTTATTTGTTATATGTTGATGGTGTTCCTGCTGGACATACCGCAATCGCGAATGAAGCGCCTGATTGTTATGAAGTCTGTGATTTTTATATCTTGCCGTATTTCCGTAAAAATAAAGTGGGCAAACGTTTCATTTCAGAGTTGTTCACTCGCCTTGGTGGCAGTTGGGAAATTAAGCAAGTTGCGAATACTGACCATGCTGTAAAATTTTGGCGTGATGTTCTCACTGACTACACAGCAGCTAACAATATAACGGCTGGTTTTGTCGAAGACGATTATCAAGACGCAAAGTTTGGGCCTGTTACCAGACAGTGTTTCACGCATACGAATATTAAGTAA
- a CDS encoding DSD1 family PLP-dependent enzyme, producing MIGKHKLELDTPCLVIDKSKLMNNISTMQAFAVSKSKHVRPHAKTHKCVEICQLQLDAGSIGISITKPTEAYELASAGIRNLLITSPIVTKHKLATLANILTLAPETMIVVDAEANLTQLNQLGRELNLSINLLVDIDAGIGRTGASFDTAFDLALSVHNNAHTTLKGIQCYAGHFQHILGNDERQQASATLLNKAGELKQQIENATGLANLIQSGSGTGTYEIDSDIASVTEIQPGSYTVMDKEYFDIEYNNGHFQPAMTLLTSVISANHTTHVTVDAGTKAIYKEATHPQIISHDGLNYEWHYFGDEHGKVSGDNLPALGEVIEMIVPHCDPTINLHDKFYVVENDIVVDIWDIALRGKLA from the coding sequence GTGATTGGAAAACATAAGTTAGAATTAGATACGCCATGTTTGGTTATCGACAAGAGTAAACTGATGAATAACATCAGCACCATGCAAGCATTCGCAGTTTCAAAGTCTAAACATGTTCGACCGCATGCTAAAACACACAAGTGTGTCGAAATATGCCAACTGCAACTTGATGCTGGCAGTATCGGCATATCAATCACAAAACCGACAGAAGCGTATGAGTTGGCAAGCGCAGGTATTCGTAACCTACTCATAACCTCTCCGATAGTCACGAAGCATAAGTTAGCTACCCTCGCGAACATCCTTACGCTTGCGCCAGAAACCATGATCGTGGTTGATGCTGAAGCAAACCTTACTCAACTAAACCAATTAGGCCGTGAATTAAACCTAAGCATTAACCTACTCGTCGATATCGACGCGGGTATTGGTCGAACAGGTGCATCGTTTGATACCGCCTTTGATTTAGCGTTATCGGTGCACAACAATGCGCATACGACGCTTAAAGGTATTCAATGCTATGCAGGTCATTTCCAACACATCCTTGGTAATGACGAAAGACAGCAAGCCTCTGCAACCTTATTGAATAAAGCTGGCGAATTAAAACAACAAATTGAAAACGCGACAGGCTTAGCTAATCTGATTCAATCAGGTTCGGGAACGGGTACCTATGAAATTGACAGTGACATTGCATCGGTTACCGAGATCCAACCCGGTTCGTACACGGTAATGGATAAAGAGTATTTTGATATCGAGTATAACAACGGTCACTTCCAGCCCGCAATGACACTACTAACCAGCGTTATCAGTGCGAATCACACAACGCATGTGACGGTTGATGCGGGTACAAAAGCAATTTATAAAGAAGCAACACATCCACAAATCATTAGCCATGATGGATTAAACTATGAGTGGCATTATTTTGGTGATGAACACGGTAAAGTATCAGGTGATAATCTACCCGCGTTAGGTGAGGTCATTGAAATGATTGTGCCGCACTGCGATCCAACCATTAACTTGCATGATAAATTCTACGTAGTTGAGAATGACATCGTTGTCGACATCTGGGATATCGCGCTACGCGGTAAATTAGCGTAA
- a CDS encoding TetR/AcrR family transcriptional regulator, with protein sequence MNEKKLVLIQTALQLFYANGVNSVGINEILKQSGIAKKTLYNHFTSKDELVLATLEYRNELFKQWLTHTINSEPSGDKSILAIFYGLNDWFNNRVPELGEFRGCFFINTAAEYSVSDSLIRQCCASHKREIRALIQSQVSSCTDNIEEIKQLTDIIFMIKEGAIVSALVEGNNNAGKTCIPTIKTLLNMRC encoded by the coding sequence ATGAATGAAAAAAAATTAGTCTTAATTCAAACAGCTTTACAACTGTTTTATGCGAATGGAGTTAACTCTGTTGGTATTAATGAAATATTGAAGCAGTCAGGTATTGCAAAGAAAACGCTATATAATCATTTCACTAGTAAAGATGAACTTGTATTAGCAACCCTGGAATACAGAAATGAATTATTTAAACAATGGCTTACACACACTATAAATAGCGAACCGTCTGGTGATAAATCCATACTTGCCATTTTTTACGGTTTGAATGATTGGTTTAATAATAGAGTCCCAGAACTTGGGGAGTTTAGAGGGTGTTTTTTTATAAATACAGCGGCCGAATACAGTGTATCTGACTCTCTAATACGTCAATGCTGCGCCTCACATAAAAGAGAAATTAGAGCATTAATACAAAGCCAAGTTAGTTCGTGTACAGACAATATTGAAGAAATTAAGCAACTTACAGACATTATTTTCATGATTAAAGAAGGTGCGATAGTGTCAGCCCTCGTCGAAGGAAACAACAACGCAGGAAAAACATGTATTCCAACGATAAAAACACTTCTTAATATGAGATGTTAA
- a CDS encoding HPP family protein translates to MKKSIFPIVAGMFAMLTIGILAYLGSITNSMQWLMAPFGATVVLVFGVPESPLAQPKNVIAGHLLTACIGVLFVEYIGVEAWSLAVATGLAVTIMLLTKTTHPPAGANPIVIMLSGQSWGFLFTPVLIGSCVIVFFGLVLNKIRTSYFESAE, encoded by the coding sequence ATGAAAAAATCTATTTTTCCGATTGTTGCGGGGATGTTTGCAATGTTAACTATCGGTATATTGGCTTATTTGGGAAGTATCACAAATTCGATGCAGTGGTTAATGGCCCCCTTTGGTGCTACTGTAGTTTTGGTATTTGGTGTACCTGAGAGTCCACTAGCTCAGCCTAAAAACGTTATTGCTGGACACTTATTAACGGCGTGTATTGGTGTGTTATTTGTTGAATACATAGGTGTGGAAGCTTGGTCACTAGCTGTTGCAACTGGATTAGCTGTTACTATTATGCTACTTACAAAAACAACGCATCCGCCAGCAGGCGCTAATCCTATAGTCATCATGTTATCAGGTCAAAGTTGGGGATTTTTATTTACGCCAGTTTTAATTGGTTCATGTGTGATTGTTTTTTTTGGGTTAGTATTAAATAAGATTAGAACCTCGTATTTTGAAAGTGCTGAATAA
- a CDS encoding HAD-IA family hydrolase: MNKCLLFDCDGTLVDSERLCNQGLVIQFRKLGIALDADQLMMKYRGWELEKILDELSSECGVILPDDFIVEYRLAVAALFESDLQPIQGIKAALDNLPYPKAVVSNGPTHKVEQALMLCGLSEYFGSRIYSAYDIGVWKPDPAIYLFAVKEMGFEPKDCIVIDDGLVGIEAGYKAGIRTLFYNRFNQDCDLPSVVSFNSMADLVALIES, encoded by the coding sequence ATGAATAAATGTTTACTCTTTGATTGTGATGGTACCTTGGTTGACAGTGAAAGACTGTGTAATCAAGGGTTGGTCATTCAGTTTCGTAAACTTGGTATAGCACTGGATGCAGATCAACTGATGATGAAATACCGAGGTTGGGAATTAGAAAAAATATTAGATGAACTGTCTAGTGAATGTGGCGTGATACTCCCTGACGATTTTATTGTCGAATACAGGCTCGCTGTTGCAGCGCTTTTCGAATCAGACTTACAACCCATTCAAGGCATTAAAGCGGCGTTAGACAATCTCCCGTACCCAAAAGCTGTAGTATCGAATGGACCTACGCATAAAGTCGAACAAGCGCTCATGTTATGTGGATTAAGTGAATATTTTGGTTCGCGTATTTACAGTGCCTATGACATCGGTGTGTGGAAGCCTGATCCTGCAATTTACTTGTTTGCCGTAAAAGAGATGGGATTTGAGCCGAAAGACTGCATCGTGATAGATGATGGCCTTGTTGGGATTGAAGCAGGTTATAAAGCGGGCATAAGAACATTATTTTATAACCGCTTTAATCAAGATTGCGACTTACCGTCGGTAGTCAGCTTTAATTCTATGGCTGATTTAGTTGCACTCATTGAGAGTTAA
- a CDS encoding sulfite exporter TauE/SafE family protein — MPIEYILGLISFLTSVVAGVLGFGGGMLLIAILPLYLHPSTVIPIHGITQLASNSSRMLFSIQDVQWSLLPQFLIGSFVGITLFGFLLVNMPNTYIPIAIGTYILLNLWNARFSTAIKKYESYYIIGLVQTGLGIIVGATGPIATSVLTKQLSCKNQIIATSSMFMSISHIAKIIVFGFIGFSFFEHISLLIYMIVGSVIGSLVGTKLRGLASNSRLLFAIKLLLSLLAIKMIFSVFVI, encoded by the coding sequence TTGCCAATTGAATATATTCTTGGACTTATATCATTCCTGACATCCGTTGTGGCGGGCGTACTTGGCTTTGGTGGCGGTATGCTACTTATTGCAATACTGCCGCTATACCTACATCCCAGTACCGTTATTCCTATTCATGGCATTACACAATTAGCAAGTAACTCATCTCGAATGCTATTTTCTATTCAAGATGTTCAGTGGTCACTCTTACCTCAATTTCTCATCGGTTCATTTGTTGGCATCACTTTATTTGGTTTTTTGCTGGTAAACATGCCGAATACTTATATCCCTATCGCAATTGGCACTTACATCCTGCTCAACTTGTGGAATGCACGTTTTTCTACCGCCATCAAAAAATATGAAAGTTATTATATTATTGGATTAGTTCAGACAGGTTTAGGGATTATTGTCGGTGCAACAGGGCCAATCGCGACCAGTGTATTAACAAAACAATTAAGCTGTAAAAACCAGATCATAGCCACCAGTTCTATGTTCATGAGTATTAGTCATATTGCAAAGATTATAGTCTTTGGTTTCATCGGGTTTTCATTTTTCGAACACATTAGTTTACTTATATATATGATAGTTGGCTCCGTCATCGGTTCACTAGTTGGGACTAAATTACGTGGCCTCGCTAGCAACAGCCGATTACTATTCGCGATTAAGCTATTACTCAGCCTGTTAGCGATAAAGATGATTTTTTCTGTCTTTGTAATTTAA
- a CDS encoding LysE family translocator, with protein MDYFFAVILFAISSSVTPGPNNIMVMTSGVNFGVKKSLPLLTGICVGFTVMLLLIGIGFGQIFELFPSLHLIIKCVGTLYLLYLAWLIATSVNTLASDTQAQPFSFIKGALFQWINAKAWVVATGAIAAFTTVGADFYSQNIIIALTFFIISFPCVGIWLLFGSMLKKWLKNDSYQRYFNYAMSALLMLSVFPVINEIVTQIT; from the coding sequence ATGGATTATTTTTTCGCAGTGATACTTTTCGCAATATCATCATCGGTCACACCCGGCCCCAACAATATTATGGTCATGACATCAGGCGTGAATTTTGGAGTAAAGAAAAGCCTGCCATTACTGACTGGAATTTGTGTCGGTTTTACGGTCATGCTGTTACTTATTGGTATCGGCTTTGGTCAAATATTTGAATTATTCCCTAGCCTACATTTAATCATTAAGTGTGTGGGTACCTTATATTTACTGTATCTAGCTTGGTTAATTGCTACATCAGTTAATACCCTAGCCTCTGATACACAAGCACAGCCGTTTTCATTCATAAAAGGGGCTCTGTTCCAATGGATTAACGCCAAAGCGTGGGTCGTCGCAACAGGTGCAATAGCCGCATTTACAACTGTCGGCGCTGACTTTTACAGCCAAAATATAATCATAGCGTTGACCTTTTTTATTATTTCATTTCCCTGTGTCGGTATTTGGCTGTTATTTGGCTCAATGCTTAAAAAGTGGTTAAAGAACGACAGTTATCAGCGGTACTTCAACTATGCCATGTCAGCATTGCTGATGCTGTCTGTATTCCCTGTAATAAACGAAATCGTTACGCAAATCACCTGA